The Papaver somniferum cultivar HN1 chromosome 3, ASM357369v1, whole genome shotgun sequence genome includes a region encoding these proteins:
- the LOC113361860 gene encoding uncharacterized protein LOC113361860, with protein sequence MGISQLLLILSFLINTLTDWGVEGAIEKEIRIDTNSHDEIATNDNGLTENKEMCIQSSTGNEVGSSDIMECTEEENEKDIKEINKDVDIVFEKRDVNEEEMNEKKDATTLPSFFSEVLETGKKKNEDEISQQQRQEEEGEEADNKEIASVTEKDEVKETKVIKKEEENPIQKFFSATGWFKKKEE encoded by the coding sequence ATGGGCATTAGCCAGTTGTTATTGATATTGAGTTTCTTGATTAATACATTAACTGATTGGGGTGTTGAAGGAGCTATTGAGAAAGAGATTAGAATCGACACCAATTCTCATGATGAAATTGCTACAAATGATAATGGGCTCACTGAAAACAAAGAGATGTGCATCCAAAGCAGTACTGGTAATGAAGTCGGTAGTAGCGACATTATGGAATGtactgaagaagaaaatgagaaagacATCAAGGAGATAAacaaagatgtcgacatagtgtTTGAAAAAAGAGATgttaatgaagaagagatgaacGAAAAGAAAGATGCAACAACTCTACCTAGTTTTTTTAGTGAAGTATTAGAGACAGGTAAGAAGAAAAACGAAGACGAAATAAGCCAACAACAGcgacaagaagaagaaggagaagaagccgACAACAAAGAAATTGCTAGTGTGACTGAAAAAGATGAAGTAAAAGAGACTAAAGTGatcaagaaagaagaagaaaatccaatTCAAAAGTTTTTTTCTGCCACAGGGTGgtttaaaaagaaagaagagtaa